From Pongo pygmaeus isolate AG05252 chromosome 2, NHGRI_mPonPyg2-v2.0_pri, whole genome shotgun sequence, a single genomic window includes:
- the PODXL2 gene encoding podocalyxin-like protein 2 isoform X3, which yields MGWLLRAARLPPLLPPLLPPLLLLLAGDYVFPDLTEKAGSIEDTSQAQELPNLPSPLPKMNLVEPPWHMPPGEEEEEEEEEEEREKEEVEKQEEEEEEELLPVNGSQEEAKPQVRDFSLTSSSQTPGATKSRHEDSGDQASSGVEVESSMGPSLLLPSVTPTTVTLGDQDSTSQEAEAPVLPAAGLGVEFEAPQEASEEATVGAAGLSGQHEEVPALPSFPQTAAPSGAEHPDEDPLGSRTSASFPLAPGDMELTPSSATLGQEDLNQKLLEGQAAEAQSRIPWDSTQVICKDWSNLAGKNYIILNMTENIDCEVFRQHRGPQLLALVEEVLPRHGSGHHGAWHISLSKPSEKEQHLLMTLVGEQGVVPTQDVLSMLGDIRRSLEEIGIQNYSTTSSCQARASQVRSDYGTLFVVLVVIGAICIIIIALGLLYNCWQRRLPKLKHVAHGEELRFVENGCHDNPTLDVASDSQSEMQEKHPSLNGGGALNGPGSWGALMGGKRDPEDSDVFEEDTHL from the exons ATTATGTTTTTCCCGACTTAACTGAGAAGGCAGGTTCCATTGAAGACACCAGCCAGGCTCAAGAGCTGCCAAACCTCCCCTCTCCCTTGCCCAAGATGAATCTGGTTGAGCCTCCTTGGCATATGCCtcctggagaggaggaagaagaggaagaggaagaggaggagagggagaaggaagaggtagAGAaacaagaagaggaggaagaggaggagctgcTCCCTGTGAATGGATCCCAAGAAGAAGCCAAGCCTCAGGTCCGTGACTTTTCTCTCACCAGCAGCAGCCAGACCCCAGGGGCCACCAAAAGCAGGCATGAAGACTCCGGGGACCAGGCCTCATCAGGTGTGGAGGTGGAGAGCAGCATGGGGCCCAGCTTGCTGCTGCCTTCAGTCACCCCAACTACAGTGACTCTGGGGGACCAGGACTCCACCAGCCAAGAGGCAGAGGCCCCAGTGCTGCCAGCTGCAGGGCTTGGGGTAGAATTCGAGGCTCCTCAGGAAGCAAGCGAGGAAGCCACTGTGGGAGCAGCTGGTTTGTCTGGCCAACACGAGGAGGTGCCGGCCTTGCCTTCATTCCCTCAAACCGCAGCTCCCAGTGGGGCTGAGCACCCAGATGAAGATCCCCTTGGCTCTAGAACCTCAGCCTCTTTCCCACTGGCCCCTGGAGACATGGAACTGACACCTTCCTCTGCTACCTTGGGACAAGAAGATCTCAACCAGAAGCTCCTAGAAGGGCAGGCAGCTGAAGCTCAATCCAGAATACCCTGGGATTCTACACAG GTGATCTGCAAGGACTGGAGCAATCTGGCTGGGAAAAACTACATCATTCTGAACATGACAGAGAACATAGACTGT GAGGTGTTCCGGCAGCACCGGGGGCCACAGCTCCTGGCCCTGGTGGAAGAGGTGCTGCCCCGCCATGGCAGCGGCCACCACGGGGCCTGGCACATCTCTCTGAGCAAGCCCAGCGAGAAGGAGCAGCACCTTCTCATGACACTGGTGGGCGAGCAGG GGGTGGTGCCCACTCAAGATGTCCTTTCCATGCTGGGTGACATCCGCAGGAGCCTGGAAGAG ATTGGCATCCAGAACTATTCCACAACCAGCAGCTGCCAGGCGCGGGCCAGCCAGGTGCGCAGCGACTACGGCACGCTCTTCGTGGTGCTGGTGGTCATTGGGGCCATCTGCATCATCATCATTGCGCTTGGTCTGCTCTACAACTGCTGGCAGCGCCGGCTGCCCAAGCTCAAGCACGTG GCGCACGGCGAGGAGCTGCGCTTCGTGGAGAACGGCTGCCACGACAACCCCACGCTGGACGTGGCCAGCGACAGCCAGTCGGAGATGCAGGAGAAGCACCCTAGCCTGAACGGCGGCGGGGCCCTCAACGGCCCGGGGAGCTGGGGGGCGCTCATGGGGGGCAAGCGGGACCCCGAGGACTCGGACGTGTTCGAGGAGGACACGCACCTGTGA
- the PODXL2 gene encoding podocalyxin-like protein 2 isoform X1 translates to MGWLLRAARLPPLLPPLLPPLLLLLAGGAFLGACVAGSDEPGPEGLTSTSLLDLLLPTGLEPLDSEEPSETMGLGAGLGAPGSGFPSEESEESRILQPPQYFWEEEEELNDSSLDLGPTADYVFPDLTEKAGSIEDTSQAQELPNLPSPLPKMNLVEPPWHMPPGEEEEEEEEEEEREKEEVEKQEEEEEEELLPVNGSQEEAKPQVRDFSLTSSSQTPGATKSRHEDSGDQASSGVEVESSMGPSLLLPSVTPTTVTLGDQDSTSQEAEAPVLPAAGLGVEFEAPQEASEEATVGAAGLSGQHEEVPALPSFPQTAAPSGAEHPDEDPLGSRTSASFPLAPGDMELTPSSATLGQEDLNQKLLEGQAAEAQSRIPWDSTQVICKDWSNLAGKNYIILNMTENIDCEVFRQHRGPQLLALVEEVLPRHGSGHHGAWHISLSKPSEKEQHLLMTLVGEQGVVPTQDVLSMLGDIRRSLEEIGIQNYSTTSSCQARASQVRSDYGTLFVVLVVIGAICIIIIALGLLYNCWQRRLPKLKHVAHGEELRFVENGCHDNPTLDVASDSQSEMQEKHPSLNGGGALNGPGSWGALMGGKRDPEDSDVFEEDTHL, encoded by the exons GAGCGTTCCTGGGTGCCTGTGTGGCTGGGTCTGATGAGCCTGGCCCAGAGggcctcacctccacctccctgctaGACCTCCTGTTGCCCACTGGCTTGGAGCCACTGGACTCAGAGGAGCCTAGTGAGACCATGGGCctgggagctgggctgggagCCCCTGGCTCAGGCTTCCCCAGCGAAGAGAGTGAAGAGTCTCGGATTCTGCAGCCACCACAGTACTtctgggaagaggaggaagagctgaATGACTCAAGTCTGGACCTGGGACCCACTGCAG ATTATGTTTTTCCCGACTTAACTGAGAAGGCAGGTTCCATTGAAGACACCAGCCAGGCTCAAGAGCTGCCAAACCTCCCCTCTCCCTTGCCCAAGATGAATCTGGTTGAGCCTCCTTGGCATATGCCtcctggagaggaggaagaagaggaagaggaagaggaggagagggagaaggaagaggtagAGAaacaagaagaggaggaagaggaggagctgcTCCCTGTGAATGGATCCCAAGAAGAAGCCAAGCCTCAGGTCCGTGACTTTTCTCTCACCAGCAGCAGCCAGACCCCAGGGGCCACCAAAAGCAGGCATGAAGACTCCGGGGACCAGGCCTCATCAGGTGTGGAGGTGGAGAGCAGCATGGGGCCCAGCTTGCTGCTGCCTTCAGTCACCCCAACTACAGTGACTCTGGGGGACCAGGACTCCACCAGCCAAGAGGCAGAGGCCCCAGTGCTGCCAGCTGCAGGGCTTGGGGTAGAATTCGAGGCTCCTCAGGAAGCAAGCGAGGAAGCCACTGTGGGAGCAGCTGGTTTGTCTGGCCAACACGAGGAGGTGCCGGCCTTGCCTTCATTCCCTCAAACCGCAGCTCCCAGTGGGGCTGAGCACCCAGATGAAGATCCCCTTGGCTCTAGAACCTCAGCCTCTTTCCCACTGGCCCCTGGAGACATGGAACTGACACCTTCCTCTGCTACCTTGGGACAAGAAGATCTCAACCAGAAGCTCCTAGAAGGGCAGGCAGCTGAAGCTCAATCCAGAATACCCTGGGATTCTACACAG GTGATCTGCAAGGACTGGAGCAATCTGGCTGGGAAAAACTACATCATTCTGAACATGACAGAGAACATAGACTGT GAGGTGTTCCGGCAGCACCGGGGGCCACAGCTCCTGGCCCTGGTGGAAGAGGTGCTGCCCCGCCATGGCAGCGGCCACCACGGGGCCTGGCACATCTCTCTGAGCAAGCCCAGCGAGAAGGAGCAGCACCTTCTCATGACACTGGTGGGCGAGCAGG GGGTGGTGCCCACTCAAGATGTCCTTTCCATGCTGGGTGACATCCGCAGGAGCCTGGAAGAG ATTGGCATCCAGAACTATTCCACAACCAGCAGCTGCCAGGCGCGGGCCAGCCAGGTGCGCAGCGACTACGGCACGCTCTTCGTGGTGCTGGTGGTCATTGGGGCCATCTGCATCATCATCATTGCGCTTGGTCTGCTCTACAACTGCTGGCAGCGCCGGCTGCCCAAGCTCAAGCACGTG GCGCACGGCGAGGAGCTGCGCTTCGTGGAGAACGGCTGCCACGACAACCCCACGCTGGACGTGGCCAGCGACAGCCAGTCGGAGATGCAGGAGAAGCACCCTAGCCTGAACGGCGGCGGGGCCCTCAACGGCCCGGGGAGCTGGGGGGCGCTCATGGGGGGCAAGCGGGACCCCGAGGACTCGGACGTGTTCGAGGAGGACACGCACCTGTGA
- the PODXL2 gene encoding podocalyxin-like protein 2 isoform X2, with protein sequence MGWLLRAARLPPLLPPLLPPLLLLLAGGAFLGACVAGSDEPGPEGLTSTSLLDLLLPTGLEPLDSEEPSETMGLGAGLGAPGSGFPSEESEESRILQPPQYFWEEEEELNDSSLDLGPTADYVFPDLTEKAGSIEDTSQAQELPNLPSPLPKMNLVEPPWHMPPGEEEEEEEEEEEREKEEVEKQEEEEEEELLPVNGSQEEAKPQVRDFSLTSSSQTPGATKSRHEDSGDQASSGVEVESSMGPSLLLPSVTPTTVTLGDQDSTSQEAEAPVLPAAGLGVEFEAPQEASEEATVGAAGLSGQHEEVPALPSFPQTAAPSGAEHPDEDPLGSRTSASFPLAPGDMELTPSSATLGQEDLNQKLLEGQAAEAQSRIPWDSTQVICKDWSNLAGKNYIILNMTENIDCGWCPLKMSFPCWVTSAGAWKRLASRTIPQPAAARRGPARCAATTARSSWCWWSLGPSASSSLRLVCSTTAGSAGCPSSSTWRTARSCASWRTAATTTPRWTWPATASRRCRRSTLA encoded by the exons GAGCGTTCCTGGGTGCCTGTGTGGCTGGGTCTGATGAGCCTGGCCCAGAGggcctcacctccacctccctgctaGACCTCCTGTTGCCCACTGGCTTGGAGCCACTGGACTCAGAGGAGCCTAGTGAGACCATGGGCctgggagctgggctgggagCCCCTGGCTCAGGCTTCCCCAGCGAAGAGAGTGAAGAGTCTCGGATTCTGCAGCCACCACAGTACTtctgggaagaggaggaagagctgaATGACTCAAGTCTGGACCTGGGACCCACTGCAG ATTATGTTTTTCCCGACTTAACTGAGAAGGCAGGTTCCATTGAAGACACCAGCCAGGCTCAAGAGCTGCCAAACCTCCCCTCTCCCTTGCCCAAGATGAATCTGGTTGAGCCTCCTTGGCATATGCCtcctggagaggaggaagaagaggaagaggaagaggaggagagggagaaggaagaggtagAGAaacaagaagaggaggaagaggaggagctgcTCCCTGTGAATGGATCCCAAGAAGAAGCCAAGCCTCAGGTCCGTGACTTTTCTCTCACCAGCAGCAGCCAGACCCCAGGGGCCACCAAAAGCAGGCATGAAGACTCCGGGGACCAGGCCTCATCAGGTGTGGAGGTGGAGAGCAGCATGGGGCCCAGCTTGCTGCTGCCTTCAGTCACCCCAACTACAGTGACTCTGGGGGACCAGGACTCCACCAGCCAAGAGGCAGAGGCCCCAGTGCTGCCAGCTGCAGGGCTTGGGGTAGAATTCGAGGCTCCTCAGGAAGCAAGCGAGGAAGCCACTGTGGGAGCAGCTGGTTTGTCTGGCCAACACGAGGAGGTGCCGGCCTTGCCTTCATTCCCTCAAACCGCAGCTCCCAGTGGGGCTGAGCACCCAGATGAAGATCCCCTTGGCTCTAGAACCTCAGCCTCTTTCCCACTGGCCCCTGGAGACATGGAACTGACACCTTCCTCTGCTACCTTGGGACAAGAAGATCTCAACCAGAAGCTCCTAGAAGGGCAGGCAGCTGAAGCTCAATCCAGAATACCCTGGGATTCTACACAG GTGATCTGCAAGGACTGGAGCAATCTGGCTGGGAAAAACTACATCATTCTGAACATGACAGAGAACATAGACTGT GGGTGGTGCCCACTCAAGATGTCCTTTCCATGCTGGGTGACATCCGCAGGAGCCTGGAAGAG ATTGGCATCCAGAACTATTCCACAACCAGCAGCTGCCAGGCGCGGGCCAGCCAGGTGCGCAGCGACTACGGCACGCTCTTCGTGGTGCTGGTGGTCATTGGGGCCATCTGCATCATCATCATTGCGCTTGGTCTGCTCTACAACTGCTGGCAGCGCCGGCTGCCCAAGCTCAAGCACGTG GCGCACGGCGAGGAGCTGCGCTTCGTGGAGAACGGCTGCCACGACAACCCCACGCTGGACGTGGCCAGCGACAGCCAGTCGGAGATGCAGGAGAAGCACCCTAGCCTGA